The following is a genomic window from Rhodoferax sp. PAMC 29310.
GCTGCTCCGCCATGCGGGCATCGATAATTTTGACGTCAATTTTCATTAGTTTTGGGCGCTAGCCCTTGTCCGAGTTGCGATACTAGCTATCAATTTACGAGCAAGTGACAACTTACTCGCACGAGCCATCTCTTGCGTCCCATCAGCATCGACCAGCAACAGGGCGTTGTCGTCTTGACCAAAAGTGGCCGGCCCAATGTTACCGACCAGCAGCGGCACCCCTTTGCGTAGTCGCTTTGCCTGGGCATTGGCCAGCAAATCATGACTTTCGGCGGCAAAACCAACGCAAAAAAGCGCCCCACTCTGTCCTCGCGGCGACTGCGCAACCGCAGCCAATATGTCCGGATTTTCAACAAAACTCAAAACAGGCGTCGCACCCGAACCGTCTTTCTTGATTTTTTGATCCGCGGCGTTGCCCGTGCGCCAATCAGCAACTGCGGCTGTGGCCACAAAAATGGTGGCCCGATCCACATGAGTCTGCACCGCAGACAACATGTCCCGGGCTGACTTGATGTCGACTCGATTCACCCCGCGCGGCGTTGGTAAGCCCACCGGCCCCGCGACCAAGGTCACATCGGCCCCTGCTTCCCGAGCAGCACAGGCAATCGCGAAGCCCATTTTTCCGCTAGACAGGTTGGTAATGCCCCGAACCGGGTCAATCGCCTCATAGGTGGGGCCGGCTGTAACCAAGACATGATGTCCTTTCAACACTTTGGGCTGAAAGAATGAGATGACATCGAGCAACAGCTCCTGTGGCTCCAACATGCGACCATCCCCGGTTTCGCCGCAAGCCTGATCGCCCTGCCCCACACCAAAGACCGTCGCACCATCCAACTCAAGTTGTTTGAGGTTGCGCTGGGTCGCCGGGTGCGCCCACATTTCACGGTTCATGGCTGGGGCAATCAACAACGGCACGGTTTCCAGGGGGCGCGCCAAACACAGCAGACTCAGCAACTCGTCGGCCCGCCCCTGCACCAATCGCGCCATAAAATCCGCGCTGCAAGGGGCGATCAAAATCGCATCCGCCTCAC
Proteins encoded in this region:
- the coaBC gene encoding bifunctional phosphopantothenoylcysteine decarboxylase/phosphopantothenate--cysteine ligase CoaBC, with product MNDLDGKHIVLGLTGGIACYKSAELCRALTKAGATVQVVMTAAAEQFITPITMQALSQRVVYGSQWDAREPNNMPHINLSREADAILIAPCSADFMARLVQGRADELLSLLCLARPLETVPLLIAPAMNREMWAHPATQRNLKQLELDGATVFGVGQGDQACGETGDGRMLEPQELLLDVISFFQPKVLKGHHVLVTAGPTYEAIDPVRGITNLSSGKMGFAIACAAREAGADVTLVAGPVGLPTPRGVNRVDIKSARDMLSAVQTHVDRATIFVATAAVADWRTGNAADQKIKKDGSGATPVLSFVENPDILAAVAQSPRGQSGALFCVGFAAESHDLLANAQAKRLRKGVPLLVGNIGPATFGQDDNALLLVDADGTQEMARASKLSLARKLIASIATRTRASAQN